A genome region from Gambusia affinis linkage group LG24, SWU_Gaff_1.0, whole genome shotgun sequence includes the following:
- the tmem237b gene encoding transmembrane protein 237B isoform X1, with the protein MDGGDGKSIKFRELPPLPKRGQRALPTMSSQDTADFPAPKRKKKKPRRDANGEGDVDDQEMEMGGLDSRRASEVGDHLTLEATTDAPTQRKRKKKKAISTDLEDNQADLINGDTGDQTTDGEEVVKKTKKKKRSKVAESPLPDEFCVEEDDIINDSCSPIPQQALFSAPQGQSQPVGKLFVERTKRFQAAERSDWRTTGEQMDGMAELQHMPPLWTTRDVSVRVHEGFRVFGLFCHGFLAGYAVWNVVVVYMLAGQHLTALRNLLEQYHGLAYPSQALLYMLLAICTVASFDRVNLAKGPVALRQFITLDPVALASFCKSTPIQTLLILVSVCFNPTLCFVFPPHTVYFSALILSLSQQMTSDRINLYASSNATIWPQGSEHQILHPWVTINLVVALLVGLAWIFIATRPETDYTEGYLRAMEVEPARPEDKSEITG; encoded by the exons ATGGACGGGGGAGACGGTAAA AGTATAAAGTTCAGGGAGCTACCGCCCCTTCCTAAG CGAGGGCAGCGAGCCCTTCCCACCATGTCGAG CCAAGACACAGCAG ATTTTCCAGCCCCGAAACGGAAAAAGAAGAAGCCAAGAAGGGACGCAAATGGCGAAGGAGATGTGGACG ATCAGGAAATGGAGATGGGAGGGCTCGACAGCCGGAGAGCGTCTGAGGTCGGAGATCACCTGACACTCGAAGCCACAACAGATGCTCCGACGCAGAGGAAgcggaagaagaagaaagccatATCCACAG ATCTGGAAGACAACCAGGCCGACCTGATCAACGGAGACACAGGAGATCAGACCACCGACGGGGAAGAAGTGgtgaagaaaaccaaaaagaaaaa GAGGTCGAAGGTCGCGGAGTCGCCGCTTCCTGACGAGTTTTGTGTCGAAGAGGACGACATCATCAACGACAGCTGTTCGCCGATCCCCCAGCAGGCCCTGTTCTCAGCGCCGCAGGGTCAGAGCCAGCCGGTCGGGAAGCTGTTCGTAGAGAGAACCA AGCGGTTCCAGGCCGCCGAGCGATCCGACTGGAGGACGACGGGGGAGCAGATGGACGGCATGGCCGAGCTGCAGCACATGCCGCCGCTCTGGACCACCAGAGACGTTTCCGTCCGAGTCCACGAAGGCTTCAG ggtgTTTGGTCTGTTCTGTCACGGCTTCCTGGCCGGATACGCCGTGTGGAACGTGGTGGTGGTCTACATGCTGGCCGGGCAGCACCTCACCGCTCTGCGCAACCTGCTGGAGCAGTACCACGGCCTGGCCTACCCCTCACAGGCCCTGCTCTACATGCTGCTGGCCATCTGCACCGTCGCCTCCTTCGACAG GGTGAACCTGGCTAAAGGTCCAGTGGCTCTGCGGCAGTTCATCACTCTGGATCCAGTGGCTCTGGCTTCGTTCTGTAAATCCACACCCATCCAGACATTATTGAtccttgtttctgtttgctttaatCCCacactctgttttgttttccccccACACACAGTGTATTTCTCTGCATTGATTCTTTCTCTGAGCCAGCAGATGACCAGCGATCGGATCAACCTTTACGCGTCCTCCAACGCAACGATATG GCCTCAAGGGTCGGAGCACCAGATCCTCCACCCGTGGGTGACCATCAACCTGGTGGTGGCTCTGCTGGTGGGCTTGGCGTGGATCTTTATCGCCACCAGGCCGGAGACGGACTACACCGAGg gtTATCTGAGGGCGATGGAGGTTGAGCCGGCAAGGCCGGAGGACAAATCAGAAATtactggctga
- the tmem237b gene encoding transmembrane protein 237B isoform X3, with protein sequence MDGGDGKSIKFRELPPLPKRGQRALPTMSSQDTADFPAPKRKKKKPRRDANGEGDVDDQEMEMGGLDSRRASEVGDHLTLEATTDAPTQRKRKKKKAISTDLEDNQADLINGDTGDQTTDGEEVVKKTKKKKRSKVAESPLPDEFCVEEDDIINDSCSPIPQQALFSAPQGQSQPVGKLFVERTKRFQAAERSDWRTTGEQMDGMAELQHMPPLWTTRDVSVRVHEGFRVFGLFCHGFLAGYAVWNVVVVYMLAGQHLTALRNLLEQYHGLAYPSQALLYMLLAICTVASFDRVNLAKGPVALRQFITLDPVALASFSDDQRSDQPLRVLQRNDMASRVGAPDPPPVGDHQPGGGSAGGLGVDLYRHQAGDGLHRGLSEGDGG encoded by the exons ATGGACGGGGGAGACGGTAAA AGTATAAAGTTCAGGGAGCTACCGCCCCTTCCTAAG CGAGGGCAGCGAGCCCTTCCCACCATGTCGAG CCAAGACACAGCAG ATTTTCCAGCCCCGAAACGGAAAAAGAAGAAGCCAAGAAGGGACGCAAATGGCGAAGGAGATGTGGACG ATCAGGAAATGGAGATGGGAGGGCTCGACAGCCGGAGAGCGTCTGAGGTCGGAGATCACCTGACACTCGAAGCCACAACAGATGCTCCGACGCAGAGGAAgcggaagaagaagaaagccatATCCACAG ATCTGGAAGACAACCAGGCCGACCTGATCAACGGAGACACAGGAGATCAGACCACCGACGGGGAAGAAGTGgtgaagaaaaccaaaaagaaaaa GAGGTCGAAGGTCGCGGAGTCGCCGCTTCCTGACGAGTTTTGTGTCGAAGAGGACGACATCATCAACGACAGCTGTTCGCCGATCCCCCAGCAGGCCCTGTTCTCAGCGCCGCAGGGTCAGAGCCAGCCGGTCGGGAAGCTGTTCGTAGAGAGAACCA AGCGGTTCCAGGCCGCCGAGCGATCCGACTGGAGGACGACGGGGGAGCAGATGGACGGCATGGCCGAGCTGCAGCACATGCCGCCGCTCTGGACCACCAGAGACGTTTCCGTCCGAGTCCACGAAGGCTTCAG ggtgTTTGGTCTGTTCTGTCACGGCTTCCTGGCCGGATACGCCGTGTGGAACGTGGTGGTGGTCTACATGCTGGCCGGGCAGCACCTCACCGCTCTGCGCAACCTGCTGGAGCAGTACCACGGCCTGGCCTACCCCTCACAGGCCCTGCTCTACATGCTGCTGGCCATCTGCACCGTCGCCTCCTTCGACAG GGTGAACCTGGCTAAAGGTCCAGTGGCTCTGCGGCAGTTCATCACTCTGGATCCAGTGGCTCTGGCTTCGTTCT CAGATGACCAGCGATCGGATCAACCTTTACGCGTCCTCCAACGCAACGATATG GCCTCAAGGGTCGGAGCACCAGATCCTCCACCCGTGGGTGACCATCAACCTGGTGGTGGCTCTGCTGGTGGGCTTGGCGTGGATCTTTATCGCCACCAGGCCGGAGACGGACTACACCGAGg gtTATCTGAGGGCGATGGAGGTTGA
- the mpp4b gene encoding MAGUK p55 subfamily member 4 isoform X2: MRQAVEAQVVTPPFELGEQGLRQILSDVIEEVRRSVSQDIDGAEVLHSLLTASWLQSLLKVYECLQRHLTDCPTPALDFASGLSLQLLVDIRSLPYCSEEAKELYHLLRQPHMQALLSAHDTVAQKDYEPVLPPMPDELPDDEEATRIVCLVKNKQPLGATIKRNDITGEIFVARVIHGGLADRSGLLHAGDRIIEVNGFPVDGMEPEQVIQVVQARSHGTIMFKVIPITERPIHNQTMLYVRAMTDYSPQQDPTIPCADAGMSFKKGDILEIVDQTDALWWQAKKLPGSSACAGLIPSTNLLKRKQREFWWSQPYQPHVCMQILSTVDEEEDLMAIDERCVEADEEAFESEEDDFSSNIEGVYLAGFRRSIRLCRRRSQCTTQPSSLIRCPSNCSSVLNNPYEEVVRYQRHPEDTHRVIALIGSSGVGVNELRRRLIEMNSNIFQGAIPHTTRSPRGYEESGREYYFTSREIFDHMISNNRFLEFGEYKGNLYGTSVDAVKDVLNSGKICVVDIEPNVVQAVRTHELRAYIIYVKPPPLERLRETRQDSYITTNYYVNRPFKDEDFHEMEESARKMEAQYWQFFDQVIVNDELQDSCVQLLTAVRKAQDEPQWVPACWIRPTAES, encoded by the exons ATGAGGCAGGCGGTGGAGGCTCAGGTCGTAACTCCGCCCTTTGAGCTTGGAGAGCAAG GCCTGCGGCAGATCCTGTCGGACGTGATCGAGGAGGTGAGACGCTCTGTTAGTCAGGACATTGATGGAGCAGAGGTCCTCCACAGTCTGCTGACCGCGTCCTGGCTGCAGTCGCTGCTTAAG GTGTACGAATGTCTTCAAAGGCATCTGACAGACTGCCCAACTCCAGCTCTGGATTTTGCTTCAGGACTCTCGCTTCAG TTGCTGGTAGACATCAGATCGCTCCCGTACTGTTCTGAAGAAGCCAAAGAGTTGTACCATCTCCTCCGACAGCCGCACATGCAG GCTCTTCTCTCGGCTCACGACACCGTGGCCCAGAAGGACTACGAGCCGGTGCTGCCGCCGATGCCGGACGAGCTGCCGGACGATGAGGAGGCCACCAGAATCGTCTGCCTGGTCAAGAACAAGCAGCCTCTG ggaGCGACCATAAAGAGAAACGACATCACGGGAGAGATTTTCGTGGCTCGTGTTATTCACGGAGGGCTGGCCGATCGAAGTG GCCTGCTTCATGCAGGAGACAGGATTATAGAGGTGAATGGTTTTCCTGTGGACGGAATGGAGCCTGAGCAAGTTATCCAAGTGGTG CAAGCTCGGTCACATGGCACCATCATGTTTAAGGTCATTCCCATCACAGAGAGGCCGATCCACAACCAGACCATG CTCTACGTCCGGGCCATGACCGACTACAGCCCTCAGCAGGACCCTACCATCCCGTGCGCTGACGCCGGGATGAGCTTCAAGAAAGGCGACATCTTGGAGATTGTGGACCAGACCGACGCCCTCTGGTGGCAAGCCAAGAAGCTGCCCGGCAGCTCGGCCTGTGCCGGACTCATACCTTCCACTAACCTGCTCAAACG GAAGCAGAGGGAGTTCTGGTGGTCCCAGCCGTACCAACCACACGTCTGCATGCAAATCT TGAGCACCGTCGACGAAG AGGAGGATTTGATGGCCATTGATGAGAGATGTGTGGAAGCAG ATGAGGAGGCATTTGAATCTG AGGAGGATGACTTCAGCAGCAACATTGAAGGAGTTTACTTGG CGGGGTTCAGGCGCAGCATCCGTCTGTGTCGGCGGCGTTCCCAGTGCACAACTCAGCCTTCCTCCCTCATCCGCTGTCCCAGCAACTGCAGCAGCGTCCTGAATAACCCTTATGAGGAGGTGGTCCGGTACCAACGCCACCCAGAGGACACGCATCGCGTCATTGCCCTCATAG GTTCATCTGGTGTAGGTGTGAATGAACTCCGGCGGCGCTTGATCGAGATGAACTCAAACATCTTCCAGGGAGCTATACCTC ACACAACAAGAAGTCCAAGAGGGTACGAGGAATCCGGGAGAGAATATTACTTCACCAGCCGAGAGATCTTTGATCACATGATCTCCAATAATCG gttTCTGGAGTTTGGCGAGTACAAAGGTAACCTTTATGGAACTAGCGTTGATGCTGTGAAAGACGTTTTAAACAGCGGAAAGATCTGTGTCGTTGACATAGAGCCAAAC GTTGTTCAGGCAGTGAGGACTCATGAGCTGAGAGCGTACATTATCTATGTGAAGCCCCCGCCTCTGGAGCGCCTCAGGGAGACGAGACAGGACTCGTACATCACCACCAACTACTACGTCAACCGTCCATTCAAA GATGAAGACTTCCACGAGATGGAGGAGTCGGCCCGGAAGATGGAGGCCCAGTACTGGCAGTTCTTTGATCAGGTGATCGTCAACGATGAGCTGCAGGACTCCTGTGTCCAGCTGCTGACCGCCGTCAGGAAGGCACAGGATGAACCACAGTGGGTCCCCGCCTGCTGGATCCGACCCACGGCCGAATCATGA
- the mpp4b gene encoding MAGUK p55 subfamily member 4 isoform X1 codes for MRQAVEAQVVTPPFELGEQGLRQILSDVIEEVRRSVSQDIDGAEVLHSLLTASWLQSLLKVYECLQRHLTDCPTPALDFASGLSLQLLVDIRSLPYCSEEAKELYHLLRQPHMQALLSAHDTVAQKDYEPVLPPMPDELPDDEEATRIVCLVKNKQPLGATIKRNDITGEIFVARVIHGGLADRSGLLHAGDRIIEVNGFPVDGMEPEQVIQVVQARSHGTIMFKVIPITERPIHNQTMLYVRAMTDYSPQQDPTIPCADAGMSFKKGDILEIVDQTDALWWQAKKLPGSSACAGLIPSTNLLKRKQREFWWSQPYQPHVCMQILSTVDEEEDLMAIDERCVEADEEAFESEELREEEDDFSSNIEGVYLAGFRRSIRLCRRRSQCTTQPSSLIRCPSNCSSVLNNPYEEVVRYQRHPEDTHRVIALIGSSGVGVNELRRRLIEMNSNIFQGAIPHTTRSPRGYEESGREYYFTSREIFDHMISNNRFLEFGEYKGNLYGTSVDAVKDVLNSGKICVVDIEPNVVQAVRTHELRAYIIYVKPPPLERLRETRQDSYITTNYYVNRPFKDEDFHEMEESARKMEAQYWQFFDQVIVNDELQDSCVQLLTAVRKAQDEPQWVPACWIRPTAES; via the exons ATGAGGCAGGCGGTGGAGGCTCAGGTCGTAACTCCGCCCTTTGAGCTTGGAGAGCAAG GCCTGCGGCAGATCCTGTCGGACGTGATCGAGGAGGTGAGACGCTCTGTTAGTCAGGACATTGATGGAGCAGAGGTCCTCCACAGTCTGCTGACCGCGTCCTGGCTGCAGTCGCTGCTTAAG GTGTACGAATGTCTTCAAAGGCATCTGACAGACTGCCCAACTCCAGCTCTGGATTTTGCTTCAGGACTCTCGCTTCAG TTGCTGGTAGACATCAGATCGCTCCCGTACTGTTCTGAAGAAGCCAAAGAGTTGTACCATCTCCTCCGACAGCCGCACATGCAG GCTCTTCTCTCGGCTCACGACACCGTGGCCCAGAAGGACTACGAGCCGGTGCTGCCGCCGATGCCGGACGAGCTGCCGGACGATGAGGAGGCCACCAGAATCGTCTGCCTGGTCAAGAACAAGCAGCCTCTG ggaGCGACCATAAAGAGAAACGACATCACGGGAGAGATTTTCGTGGCTCGTGTTATTCACGGAGGGCTGGCCGATCGAAGTG GCCTGCTTCATGCAGGAGACAGGATTATAGAGGTGAATGGTTTTCCTGTGGACGGAATGGAGCCTGAGCAAGTTATCCAAGTGGTG CAAGCTCGGTCACATGGCACCATCATGTTTAAGGTCATTCCCATCACAGAGAGGCCGATCCACAACCAGACCATG CTCTACGTCCGGGCCATGACCGACTACAGCCCTCAGCAGGACCCTACCATCCCGTGCGCTGACGCCGGGATGAGCTTCAAGAAAGGCGACATCTTGGAGATTGTGGACCAGACCGACGCCCTCTGGTGGCAAGCCAAGAAGCTGCCCGGCAGCTCGGCCTGTGCCGGACTCATACCTTCCACTAACCTGCTCAAACG GAAGCAGAGGGAGTTCTGGTGGTCCCAGCCGTACCAACCACACGTCTGCATGCAAATCT TGAGCACCGTCGACGAAG AGGAGGATTTGATGGCCATTGATGAGAGATGTGTGGAAGCAG ATGAGGAGGCATTTGAATCTG AGGAGCTCAGAGAAG AGGAGGATGACTTCAGCAGCAACATTGAAGGAGTTTACTTGG CGGGGTTCAGGCGCAGCATCCGTCTGTGTCGGCGGCGTTCCCAGTGCACAACTCAGCCTTCCTCCCTCATCCGCTGTCCCAGCAACTGCAGCAGCGTCCTGAATAACCCTTATGAGGAGGTGGTCCGGTACCAACGCCACCCAGAGGACACGCATCGCGTCATTGCCCTCATAG GTTCATCTGGTGTAGGTGTGAATGAACTCCGGCGGCGCTTGATCGAGATGAACTCAAACATCTTCCAGGGAGCTATACCTC ACACAACAAGAAGTCCAAGAGGGTACGAGGAATCCGGGAGAGAATATTACTTCACCAGCCGAGAGATCTTTGATCACATGATCTCCAATAATCG gttTCTGGAGTTTGGCGAGTACAAAGGTAACCTTTATGGAACTAGCGTTGATGCTGTGAAAGACGTTTTAAACAGCGGAAAGATCTGTGTCGTTGACATAGAGCCAAAC GTTGTTCAGGCAGTGAGGACTCATGAGCTGAGAGCGTACATTATCTATGTGAAGCCCCCGCCTCTGGAGCGCCTCAGGGAGACGAGACAGGACTCGTACATCACCACCAACTACTACGTCAACCGTCCATTCAAA GATGAAGACTTCCACGAGATGGAGGAGTCGGCCCGGAAGATGGAGGCCCAGTACTGGCAGTTCTTTGATCAGGTGATCGTCAACGATGAGCTGCAGGACTCCTGTGTCCAGCTGCTGACCGCCGTCAGGAAGGCACAGGATGAACCACAGTGGGTCCCCGCCTGCTGGATCCGACCCACGGCCGAATCATGA
- the LOC122827382 gene encoding cytochrome P450 20A1, protein MLDFAIFAVTFVIILVGAVLYLYPSSRRVSGVPGLYPTDEKDGNLQDIINQGSLHEFLVNLHQEFGSVASFWFGGRPVVSLGSVDQLKQHINPNHTTDSFETMLKSLLGYPPGMGGGPNESVVRKKLYEGAINNSLKNNFPVMLKVAEELVGKWKSFPEAQHIPLCAHLLGLALKTVTQLGLGERFKDDAEIIAFRKNHDAIWSEIGKGYMDGSMEKSSSRKAHYEKALSEMESVLLSVVKEWKAQRKQTAFVDALLQSSLTERQVMEDCMVFTLAGCVITANLCIWALHFLSTSKEIQDKLYQELQDVLGSDPVSLDKIPQLRYCQQVLNETVRTAKLTPVAARLQEVEGKVDQHVIPKETLVIYALGVVLQDADTWSSPYRFDPDRFEEEPARKSFCLLGFSGNQTCPELRFAYTVATVLLSTLVRQLKLHQLEDQVAEVKSELVSTPKDETWITVSSRKI, encoded by the exons ATGTTGGACTTTGCCATCTTCGCGGTCACGTTTGTCATCATTTTGGTCGGAGCTGTTCTCTATTTGTACCCG tctTCCAGAAGGGTCTCTGGCGTCCCTGGTCTGTACCCCACAGATGAGAA GGATGGAAACTTGCAGGACATCATCAACCAAGGCAGCCTGCACGAGTTCCTTGTTAACCTGCATCAGGAGTTTGGATCCGTGGCGTCCTTCTGGTTCGGTGGGCGGCCGGTGGTCAGCCTGGGTTCTGTGGACCAACTCAAGCAGCACATCAACCCCAATCACACCA cCGACTCCTTTGAGACCATGTTGAAGTCGCTGCTCGGATACCCCCCGGGGATGGGAGGTGGGCCCAACGAGTCAGTGGTTAGAAAGAAATTATATGAAGGCGCCATCAATAACAGCCTGAAGAACAACTTCCCAGTCATGCTCAAG GTGGCGGAGGAACTTGTGGGAAAGTGGAAGTCGTTCCCGGAGGCTCAGCACATCCCGCTGTGTGCCCACCTGCTGGGTCTGGCCCTGAAGACCGTCACCCAGCTGGGTCTGGGCGAGCGCTTCAAAGACGACGCCGAAATCATCGCCTTCCGCAAGAACCACGACGCG ATCTGGTCTGAAATTGGGAAGGGCTACATGGACGGCTCCATGGAGAAGAGCTCCAGTAGAAAAGCTCATTACGAGAAGG CTCTGTCAGAGATGGAATCCGTGCTTCTGTCAGTGGTGAAGGAGTGGAAGGCCCAGAGGAAACAGACAGCGTTTGTGGATGCTCTTCTTCAGTCCAGTCTCACAGAACGACAG GTCATGGAGGATTGCATGGTCTTCACTCTGGCTGGATGTGTCATCACTGCTAACT TGTGCATCTGGGCGCTTCACTTCCTGTCCACATCCAAAGAAATCCAAGACAAACTCTACCAGGAGTTACAAGACGTTTTGGGTTCTGATCCGGTTTCCCTAGACAAGATTCCTCAGCTCAG ATACTGCCAGCAGGTTCTGAATGAGACGGTACGGACCGCCAAGCTGACCCCCGTAGCTGCTCGACTTCAGGAAGTGGAGGGCAAAGTCGATCAACATGTGATCCCTAAAGAG ACTTTGGTAATCTACGCCCTGGGAGTAGTCCTTCAGGATGCAGACACATGGAGCTCCCCCTACAG GTTTGATCCAGATCGATTTGAGGAAGAACCTGCGAGGAAGAGTTTCTGCCTACTTGGGTTCTCAGGGAATCAAACGTGTCCGGAACTCAG GTTTGCTTACACTGTAGCTACGGTCCTTCTCAGCACGTTGGTGCGACAGCTGAAGCTTCACCAGCTGGAAGATCAAGTGGCAGAAGTCAAATCTGAGCTGGTGTCCACACCCAAGGATGAAACCTGGATCACCGTCAGCAgtagaaaaatctga
- the tmem237b gene encoding transmembrane protein 237B isoform X2 — translation MDGGDGKSIKFRELPPLPKRGQRALPTMSSQDTADFPAPKRKKKKPRRDANGEGDVDDQEMEMGGLDSRRASEVGDHLTLEATTDAPTQRKRKKKKAISTDLEDNQADLINGDTGDQTTDGEEVVKKTKKKKRSKVAESPLPDEFCVEEDDIINDSCSPIPQQALFSAPQGQSQPVGKLFVERTKRFQAAERSDWRTTGEQMDGMAELQHMPPLWTTRDVSVRVHEGFRVFGLFCHGFLAGYAVWNVVVVYMLAGQHLTALRNLLEQYHGLAYPSQALLYMLLAICTVASFDRVNLAKGPVALRQFITLDPVALASFLYFSALILSLSQQMTSDRINLYASSNATIWPQGSEHQILHPWVTINLVVALLVGLAWIFIATRPETDYTEGYLRAMEVEPARPEDKSEITG, via the exons ATGGACGGGGGAGACGGTAAA AGTATAAAGTTCAGGGAGCTACCGCCCCTTCCTAAG CGAGGGCAGCGAGCCCTTCCCACCATGTCGAG CCAAGACACAGCAG ATTTTCCAGCCCCGAAACGGAAAAAGAAGAAGCCAAGAAGGGACGCAAATGGCGAAGGAGATGTGGACG ATCAGGAAATGGAGATGGGAGGGCTCGACAGCCGGAGAGCGTCTGAGGTCGGAGATCACCTGACACTCGAAGCCACAACAGATGCTCCGACGCAGAGGAAgcggaagaagaagaaagccatATCCACAG ATCTGGAAGACAACCAGGCCGACCTGATCAACGGAGACACAGGAGATCAGACCACCGACGGGGAAGAAGTGgtgaagaaaaccaaaaagaaaaa GAGGTCGAAGGTCGCGGAGTCGCCGCTTCCTGACGAGTTTTGTGTCGAAGAGGACGACATCATCAACGACAGCTGTTCGCCGATCCCCCAGCAGGCCCTGTTCTCAGCGCCGCAGGGTCAGAGCCAGCCGGTCGGGAAGCTGTTCGTAGAGAGAACCA AGCGGTTCCAGGCCGCCGAGCGATCCGACTGGAGGACGACGGGGGAGCAGATGGACGGCATGGCCGAGCTGCAGCACATGCCGCCGCTCTGGACCACCAGAGACGTTTCCGTCCGAGTCCACGAAGGCTTCAG ggtgTTTGGTCTGTTCTGTCACGGCTTCCTGGCCGGATACGCCGTGTGGAACGTGGTGGTGGTCTACATGCTGGCCGGGCAGCACCTCACCGCTCTGCGCAACCTGCTGGAGCAGTACCACGGCCTGGCCTACCCCTCACAGGCCCTGCTCTACATGCTGCTGGCCATCTGCACCGTCGCCTCCTTCGACAG GGTGAACCTGGCTAAAGGTCCAGTGGCTCTGCGGCAGTTCATCACTCTGGATCCAGTGGCTCTGGCTTCGTTCT TGTATTTCTCTGCATTGATTCTTTCTCTGAGCCAGCAGATGACCAGCGATCGGATCAACCTTTACGCGTCCTCCAACGCAACGATATG GCCTCAAGGGTCGGAGCACCAGATCCTCCACCCGTGGGTGACCATCAACCTGGTGGTGGCTCTGCTGGTGGGCTTGGCGTGGATCTTTATCGCCACCAGGCCGGAGACGGACTACACCGAGg gtTATCTGAGGGCGATGGAGGTTGAGCCGGCAAGGCCGGAGGACAAATCAGAAATtactggctga